The following are from one region of the Etheostoma spectabile isolate EspeVRDwgs_2016 chromosome 15, UIUC_Espe_1.0, whole genome shotgun sequence genome:
- the sp100.1 gene encoding nuclear body protein SP140 isoform X2, translating into MSCMEKPHTFLSQLKDHDLISEDKYNKVSSMKNKENMKKGLYEILDCLERKQSQRIKTFWTCVFKETIMNQYPTLRLLRNSLLDVPESVEKADEGKRKELSEDEEEEEEEGEKKQENSVKKKRKLRSSSLCDNDEEEQPGPSSQFTPRKKSKELCFSSPPKKGEKTDIWNWPLYKLQLPVTCGDQAGTLNRHRLAQGDECIVVEKKWFTPNEFERFAGKQSYKNWKLSIRCMDTPLGKLIQEGHLKAGKYKGGRKKAKQPLFPSDHLSVSESAEEEEEEDCDRDMEQQVSSSSRESFTDVTDEVGELEEQTEQQPGASSDSGRKVFKVTCGALAGTLHIKRFASGTCGKSIRTETSWMTPVEFWKKASSSCQLNGSWRKDIKWEGKPINALLEAKILTLHSLLCICKLCKPDSKDLENQKNNECCICKTEEEEELVVCDYCPRSFHQKCHLPHLKDAMLRDHSPWMCTFCVFGNSKTWLYVDELEREAAMSRRISHCVMQCQYLLLYLHEVDEEQIFATNPCLYLTDYSAKIKTPMWLGNVADKLQKRLYQTVGEFVSDIRLIFTNCASYNRDKAEFLAMGNTLKNLFNREFNNVFNIKEGTVE; encoded by the exons ATGTCCTGCATGGAGAAACCGCACACCTTTCTCAGCCAGCTCAAGGACCACGACCTGATCTCAGAGGACAAATACAAC AAAGTGAGTAGCAtgaaaaataaagagaacaTGAAGAAAGGTCTTTATGAAATTCTGGACTGCTTGGAGAGAAAACAATCGCAGCGCATCAAGACGTTCTGGACTTGCGTCTTCAAGGAGACCATCATGAACCAGTACCCCACCCTGCGGCTTCTGCGCAATAGTCTCCTGGACG TGCCAGAGAGCGTGGAGAAGGCAGATGAAGGGAAAAGAAAGGAGCTCtcagaagatgaggaggaggaggaggaggagggagagaagaagcAGGAAAACTCggtgaaaaagaagagaaaactaAGAAGTAGCAGTTTGTGCGATAACGATGAGGAGGAGCAGCCAGGTCCATCATCTCAGTTCACTCCAAGGAAAAAATCCAAGGAACTATGCTTCT CCTCTCCCCCGAAGAAGGGAGAGAAGACTGACATTTGGAACTGGCCCCTCTATAAGCTCCAGCTGCCTGTGACCTGTGGCGACCAGGCCGGGACGCTGAACAGACACAGACTGGCTCAAG GGGACGAGTGCATTGTAGTTGAGAAAAAGTGGTTTACTCCCAATGAATTTGAGAGGTTTGctggaaagcagagctataaGAACTGGAAGTTGAGCATTCGATGTATGGACACCCCCCTGGGAAAGCTAATACAG GAAGGTCACCTGAAAGCAGGGAAGTACAAAGGAGGGCGTAAAAAG GCCAAGCAGCCCCTGTTCCCATCGGATCATTTATCAG TGTCTGAgagtgcagaagaagaagaagaggaggactGTGACCGGGACATGGAACAACAGGTTTCATCAAGCAGCAGAGAAAGTTTCACAGATGTGACAG ATGAAGTGGGAGAGCTGGAGGAGCAGACTGAGCAGCAGCCAGGAGCCAGCAGTGACAGTGGCAGGAAGGTGTTCAAAGTTACATGTGGAGCTTTAGCAGGGACCTTACACATAAAACGATTTGCGTCAG GGACTTGTGGGAAGAGTATTCGCACTGAGACAAGTTGGATGACCCCGGTGGAGTTTTGGAAGAAggcatcatcatcatgtcagtTAAATGGCAGCTGGAGGAAAGACATCAAGTGGGAAGGGAAACCAATCAACGCCCTCTTAGAG GCAAAAATCTTGACGCTCCACTCACTGCTGTGCATCTGCAAACTGTGCAAACCAGATTCTAAAGACCTG GAGAATCAGAAAAACAATGAGTGCTGcatctgtaaaactgaagaagaagaagagttggTGGTGTGTGATTACTGCCCCCGCTCCTTCCACCAGAAATGTCACCTGCCTCATCTAAAAGACGCCATGTTACG GGACCATAGCCCATGGATGTGTACGTTCTGTGTATTTGGAAACTCCAAAACGTGGCTTTATGTGGATGAGCTGGAAAGAGAAGCAGCCATGTCTCGCCGAATATCCCATTGCGTGATG CAATGCCAGTATCTCCTTCTGTATCTGCACGAGGTTGACGAGGAACAAATATTTGCTACAAACCCATGCCTCTAT TTGACAGACTACTCCGCTAAGATCAAGACTCCCATGTGGCTGGGTAATGTAGCAGACAAACTTCAGAAGCGACTCTACCAGACCGTCGGAGAGTTTGTGTCCGACATCCGGCTCATTTTCACCAACTGTGCTTCATACAACCGA gacAAAGCGGAATTCCTTGCCATGGGCAACACACTGAAGAATTTATTTAACAGAGAATTTAACAATGTCTTCAACATCAAAGAAGGGACTGTTGAATGA
- the sp100.1 gene encoding nuclear body protein SP140-like protein isoform X5: protein MSCMEKPHTFLSQLKDHDLISEDKYNKVSSMKNKENMKKGLYEILDCLERKQSQRIKTFWTCVFKETIMNQYPTLRLLRNSLLDVPESVEKADEGKRKELSEDEEEEEEEGEKKQENSVKKKRKLRSSSLCDNDEEEQPGPSSQFTPRKKSKELCFLSESAEEEEEEDCDRDMEQQVSSSSRESFTDVTDEVGELEEQTEQQPGASSDSGRKVFKVTCGALAGTLHIKRFASGTCGKSIRTETSWMTPVEFWKKASSSCQLNGSWRKDIKWEGKPINALLEAKILTLHSLLCICKLCKPDSKDLENQKNNECCICKTEEEEELVVCDYCPRSFHQKCHLPHLKDAMLRDHSPWMCTFCVFGNSKTWLYVDELEREAAMSRRISHCVMQCQYLLLYLHEVDEEQIFATNPCLYLTDYSAKIKTPMWLGNVADKLQKRLYQTVGEFVSDIRLIFTNCASYNRDKAEFLAMGNTLKNLFNREFNNVFNIKEGTVE from the exons ATGTCCTGCATGGAGAAACCGCACACCTTTCTCAGCCAGCTCAAGGACCACGACCTGATCTCAGAGGACAAATACAAC AAAGTGAGTAGCAtgaaaaataaagagaacaTGAAGAAAGGTCTTTATGAAATTCTGGACTGCTTGGAGAGAAAACAATCGCAGCGCATCAAGACGTTCTGGACTTGCGTCTTCAAGGAGACCATCATGAACCAGTACCCCACCCTGCGGCTTCTGCGCAATAGTCTCCTGGACG TGCCAGAGAGCGTGGAGAAGGCAGATGAAGGGAAAAGAAAGGAGCTCtcagaagatgaggaggaggaggaggaggagggagagaagaagcAGGAAAACTCggtgaaaaagaagagaaaactaAGAAGTAGCAGTTTGTGCGATAACGATGAGGAGGAGCAGCCAGGTCCATCATCTCAGTTCACTCCAAGGAAAAAATCCAAGGAACTATGCTTCT TGTCTGAgagtgcagaagaagaagaagaggaggactGTGACCGGGACATGGAACAACAGGTTTCATCAAGCAGCAGAGAAAGTTTCACAGATGTGACAG ATGAAGTGGGAGAGCTGGAGGAGCAGACTGAGCAGCAGCCAGGAGCCAGCAGTGACAGTGGCAGGAAGGTGTTCAAAGTTACATGTGGAGCTTTAGCAGGGACCTTACACATAAAACGATTTGCGTCAG GGACTTGTGGGAAGAGTATTCGCACTGAGACAAGTTGGATGACCCCGGTGGAGTTTTGGAAGAAggcatcatcatcatgtcagtTAAATGGCAGCTGGAGGAAAGACATCAAGTGGGAAGGGAAACCAATCAACGCCCTCTTAGAG GCAAAAATCTTGACGCTCCACTCACTGCTGTGCATCTGCAAACTGTGCAAACCAGATTCTAAAGACCTG GAGAATCAGAAAAACAATGAGTGCTGcatctgtaaaactgaagaagaagaagagttggTGGTGTGTGATTACTGCCCCCGCTCCTTCCACCAGAAATGTCACCTGCCTCATCTAAAAGACGCCATGTTACG GGACCATAGCCCATGGATGTGTACGTTCTGTGTATTTGGAAACTCCAAAACGTGGCTTTATGTGGATGAGCTGGAAAGAGAAGCAGCCATGTCTCGCCGAATATCCCATTGCGTGATG CAATGCCAGTATCTCCTTCTGTATCTGCACGAGGTTGACGAGGAACAAATATTTGCTACAAACCCATGCCTCTAT TTGACAGACTACTCCGCTAAGATCAAGACTCCCATGTGGCTGGGTAATGTAGCAGACAAACTTCAGAAGCGACTCTACCAGACCGTCGGAGAGTTTGTGTCCGACATCCGGCTCATTTTCACCAACTGTGCTTCATACAACCGA gacAAAGCGGAATTCCTTGCCATGGGCAACACACTGAAGAATTTATTTAACAGAGAATTTAACAATGTCTTCAACATCAAAGAAGGGACTGTTGAATGA
- the sp100.1 gene encoding nuclear body protein SP140-like protein isoform X4, translated as MSCMEKPHTFLSQLKDHDLISEDKYNKVSSMKNKENMKKGLYEILDCLERKQSQRIKTFWTCVFKETIMNQYPTLRLLRNSLLDGSFHFEVPESVEKADEGKRKELSEDEEEEEEEGEKKQENSVKKKRKLRSSSLCDNDEEEQPGPSSQFTPRKKSKELCFLSESAEEEEEEDCDRDMEQQVSSSSRESFTDVTDEVGELEEQTEQQPGASSDSGRKVFKVTCGALAGTLHIKRFASGTCGKSIRTETSWMTPVEFWKKASSSCQLNGSWRKDIKWEGKPINALLEAKILTLHSLLCICKLCKPDSKDLENQKNNECCICKTEEEEELVVCDYCPRSFHQKCHLPHLKDAMLRDHSPWMCTFCVFGNSKTWLYVDELEREAAMSRRISHCVMQCQYLLLYLHEVDEEQIFATNPCLYLTDYSAKIKTPMWLGNVADKLQKRLYQTVGEFVSDIRLIFTNCASYNRDKAEFLAMGNTLKNLFNREFNNVFNIKEGTVE; from the exons ATGTCCTGCATGGAGAAACCGCACACCTTTCTCAGCCAGCTCAAGGACCACGACCTGATCTCAGAGGACAAATACAAC AAAGTGAGTAGCAtgaaaaataaagagaacaTGAAGAAAGGTCTTTATGAAATTCTGGACTGCTTGGAGAGAAAACAATCGCAGCGCATCAAGACGTTCTGGACTTGCGTCTTCAAGGAGACCATCATGAACCAGTACCCCACCCTGCGGCTTCTGCGCAATAGTCTCCTGGACG GGTCTTTCCATTTTGAAGTGCCAGAGAGCGTGGAGAAGGCAGATGAAGGGAAAAGAAAGGAGCTCtcagaagatgaggaggaggaggaggaggagggagagaagaagcAGGAAAACTCggtgaaaaagaagagaaaactaAGAAGTAGCAGTTTGTGCGATAACGATGAGGAGGAGCAGCCAGGTCCATCATCTCAGTTCACTCCAAGGAAAAAATCCAAGGAACTATGCTTCT TGTCTGAgagtgcagaagaagaagaagaggaggactGTGACCGGGACATGGAACAACAGGTTTCATCAAGCAGCAGAGAAAGTTTCACAGATGTGACAG ATGAAGTGGGAGAGCTGGAGGAGCAGACTGAGCAGCAGCCAGGAGCCAGCAGTGACAGTGGCAGGAAGGTGTTCAAAGTTACATGTGGAGCTTTAGCAGGGACCTTACACATAAAACGATTTGCGTCAG GGACTTGTGGGAAGAGTATTCGCACTGAGACAAGTTGGATGACCCCGGTGGAGTTTTGGAAGAAggcatcatcatcatgtcagtTAAATGGCAGCTGGAGGAAAGACATCAAGTGGGAAGGGAAACCAATCAACGCCCTCTTAGAG GCAAAAATCTTGACGCTCCACTCACTGCTGTGCATCTGCAAACTGTGCAAACCAGATTCTAAAGACCTG GAGAATCAGAAAAACAATGAGTGCTGcatctgtaaaactgaagaagaagaagagttggTGGTGTGTGATTACTGCCCCCGCTCCTTCCACCAGAAATGTCACCTGCCTCATCTAAAAGACGCCATGTTACG GGACCATAGCCCATGGATGTGTACGTTCTGTGTATTTGGAAACTCCAAAACGTGGCTTTATGTGGATGAGCTGGAAAGAGAAGCAGCCATGTCTCGCCGAATATCCCATTGCGTGATG CAATGCCAGTATCTCCTTCTGTATCTGCACGAGGTTGACGAGGAACAAATATTTGCTACAAACCCATGCCTCTAT TTGACAGACTACTCCGCTAAGATCAAGACTCCCATGTGGCTGGGTAATGTAGCAGACAAACTTCAGAAGCGACTCTACCAGACCGTCGGAGAGTTTGTGTCCGACATCCGGCTCATTTTCACCAACTGTGCTTCATACAACCGA gacAAAGCGGAATTCCTTGCCATGGGCAACACACTGAAGAATTTATTTAACAGAGAATTTAACAATGTCTTCAACATCAAAGAAGGGACTGTTGAATGA
- the sp100.1 gene encoding nuclear body protein SP140 isoform X1, translating into MSCMEKPHTFLSQLKDHDLISEDKYNKVSSMKNKENMKKGLYEILDCLERKQSQRIKTFWTCVFKETIMNQYPTLRLLRNSLLDGSFHFEVPESVEKADEGKRKELSEDEEEEEEEGEKKQENSVKKKRKLRSSSLCDNDEEEQPGPSSQFTPRKKSKELCFSSPPKKGEKTDIWNWPLYKLQLPVTCGDQAGTLNRHRLAQGDECIVVEKKWFTPNEFERFAGKQSYKNWKLSIRCMDTPLGKLIQEGHLKAGKYKGGRKKAKQPLFPSDHLSVSESAEEEEEEDCDRDMEQQVSSSSRESFTDVTDEVGELEEQTEQQPGASSDSGRKVFKVTCGALAGTLHIKRFASGTCGKSIRTETSWMTPVEFWKKASSSCQLNGSWRKDIKWEGKPINALLEAKILTLHSLLCICKLCKPDSKDLENQKNNECCICKTEEEEELVVCDYCPRSFHQKCHLPHLKDAMLRDHSPWMCTFCVFGNSKTWLYVDELEREAAMSRRISHCVMQCQYLLLYLHEVDEEQIFATNPCLYLTDYSAKIKTPMWLGNVADKLQKRLYQTVGEFVSDIRLIFTNCASYNRDKAEFLAMGNTLKNLFNREFNNVFNIKEGTVE; encoded by the exons ATGTCCTGCATGGAGAAACCGCACACCTTTCTCAGCCAGCTCAAGGACCACGACCTGATCTCAGAGGACAAATACAAC AAAGTGAGTAGCAtgaaaaataaagagaacaTGAAGAAAGGTCTTTATGAAATTCTGGACTGCTTGGAGAGAAAACAATCGCAGCGCATCAAGACGTTCTGGACTTGCGTCTTCAAGGAGACCATCATGAACCAGTACCCCACCCTGCGGCTTCTGCGCAATAGTCTCCTGGACG GGTCTTTCCATTTTGAAGTGCCAGAGAGCGTGGAGAAGGCAGATGAAGGGAAAAGAAAGGAGCTCtcagaagatgaggaggaggaggaggaggagggagagaagaagcAGGAAAACTCggtgaaaaagaagagaaaactaAGAAGTAGCAGTTTGTGCGATAACGATGAGGAGGAGCAGCCAGGTCCATCATCTCAGTTCACTCCAAGGAAAAAATCCAAGGAACTATGCTTCT CCTCTCCCCCGAAGAAGGGAGAGAAGACTGACATTTGGAACTGGCCCCTCTATAAGCTCCAGCTGCCTGTGACCTGTGGCGACCAGGCCGGGACGCTGAACAGACACAGACTGGCTCAAG GGGACGAGTGCATTGTAGTTGAGAAAAAGTGGTTTACTCCCAATGAATTTGAGAGGTTTGctggaaagcagagctataaGAACTGGAAGTTGAGCATTCGATGTATGGACACCCCCCTGGGAAAGCTAATACAG GAAGGTCACCTGAAAGCAGGGAAGTACAAAGGAGGGCGTAAAAAG GCCAAGCAGCCCCTGTTCCCATCGGATCATTTATCAG TGTCTGAgagtgcagaagaagaagaagaggaggactGTGACCGGGACATGGAACAACAGGTTTCATCAAGCAGCAGAGAAAGTTTCACAGATGTGACAG ATGAAGTGGGAGAGCTGGAGGAGCAGACTGAGCAGCAGCCAGGAGCCAGCAGTGACAGTGGCAGGAAGGTGTTCAAAGTTACATGTGGAGCTTTAGCAGGGACCTTACACATAAAACGATTTGCGTCAG GGACTTGTGGGAAGAGTATTCGCACTGAGACAAGTTGGATGACCCCGGTGGAGTTTTGGAAGAAggcatcatcatcatgtcagtTAAATGGCAGCTGGAGGAAAGACATCAAGTGGGAAGGGAAACCAATCAACGCCCTCTTAGAG GCAAAAATCTTGACGCTCCACTCACTGCTGTGCATCTGCAAACTGTGCAAACCAGATTCTAAAGACCTG GAGAATCAGAAAAACAATGAGTGCTGcatctgtaaaactgaagaagaagaagagttggTGGTGTGTGATTACTGCCCCCGCTCCTTCCACCAGAAATGTCACCTGCCTCATCTAAAAGACGCCATGTTACG GGACCATAGCCCATGGATGTGTACGTTCTGTGTATTTGGAAACTCCAAAACGTGGCTTTATGTGGATGAGCTGGAAAGAGAAGCAGCCATGTCTCGCCGAATATCCCATTGCGTGATG CAATGCCAGTATCTCCTTCTGTATCTGCACGAGGTTGACGAGGAACAAATATTTGCTACAAACCCATGCCTCTAT TTGACAGACTACTCCGCTAAGATCAAGACTCCCATGTGGCTGGGTAATGTAGCAGACAAACTTCAGAAGCGACTCTACCAGACCGTCGGAGAGTTTGTGTCCGACATCCGGCTCATTTTCACCAACTGTGCTTCATACAACCGA gacAAAGCGGAATTCCTTGCCATGGGCAACACACTGAAGAATTTATTTAACAGAGAATTTAACAATGTCTTCAAC
- the sp100.1 gene encoding nuclear body protein SP140 isoform X3, whose product MKNKENMKKGLYEILDCLERKQSQRIKTFWTCVFKETIMNQYPTLRLLRNSLLDGSFHFEVPESVEKADEGKRKELSEDEEEEEEEGEKKQENSVKKKRKLRSSSLCDNDEEEQPGPSSQFTPRKKSKELCFSSPPKKGEKTDIWNWPLYKLQLPVTCGDQAGTLNRHRLAQGDECIVVEKKWFTPNEFERFAGKQSYKNWKLSIRCMDTPLGKLIQEGHLKAGKYKGGRKKAKQPLFPSDHLSVSESAEEEEEEDCDRDMEQQVSSSSRESFTDVTDEVGELEEQTEQQPGASSDSGRKVFKVTCGALAGTLHIKRFASGTCGKSIRTETSWMTPVEFWKKASSSCQLNGSWRKDIKWEGKPINALLEAKILTLHSLLCICKLCKPDSKDLENQKNNECCICKTEEEEELVVCDYCPRSFHQKCHLPHLKDAMLRDHSPWMCTFCVFGNSKTWLYVDELEREAAMSRRISHCVMQCQYLLLYLHEVDEEQIFATNPCLYLTDYSAKIKTPMWLGNVADKLQKRLYQTVGEFVSDIRLIFTNCASYNRDKAEFLAMGNTLKNLFNREFNNVFNIKEGTVE is encoded by the exons AtgaaaaataaagagaacaTGAAGAAAGGTCTTTATGAAATTCTGGACTGCTTGGAGAGAAAACAATCGCAGCGCATCAAGACGTTCTGGACTTGCGTCTTCAAGGAGACCATCATGAACCAGTACCCCACCCTGCGGCTTCTGCGCAATAGTCTCCTGGACG GGTCTTTCCATTTTGAAGTGCCAGAGAGCGTGGAGAAGGCAGATGAAGGGAAAAGAAAGGAGCTCtcagaagatgaggaggaggaggaggaggagggagagaagaagcAGGAAAACTCggtgaaaaagaagagaaaactaAGAAGTAGCAGTTTGTGCGATAACGATGAGGAGGAGCAGCCAGGTCCATCATCTCAGTTCACTCCAAGGAAAAAATCCAAGGAACTATGCTTCT CCTCTCCCCCGAAGAAGGGAGAGAAGACTGACATTTGGAACTGGCCCCTCTATAAGCTCCAGCTGCCTGTGACCTGTGGCGACCAGGCCGGGACGCTGAACAGACACAGACTGGCTCAAG GGGACGAGTGCATTGTAGTTGAGAAAAAGTGGTTTACTCCCAATGAATTTGAGAGGTTTGctggaaagcagagctataaGAACTGGAAGTTGAGCATTCGATGTATGGACACCCCCCTGGGAAAGCTAATACAG GAAGGTCACCTGAAAGCAGGGAAGTACAAAGGAGGGCGTAAAAAG GCCAAGCAGCCCCTGTTCCCATCGGATCATTTATCAG TGTCTGAgagtgcagaagaagaagaagaggaggactGTGACCGGGACATGGAACAACAGGTTTCATCAAGCAGCAGAGAAAGTTTCACAGATGTGACAG ATGAAGTGGGAGAGCTGGAGGAGCAGACTGAGCAGCAGCCAGGAGCCAGCAGTGACAGTGGCAGGAAGGTGTTCAAAGTTACATGTGGAGCTTTAGCAGGGACCTTACACATAAAACGATTTGCGTCAG GGACTTGTGGGAAGAGTATTCGCACTGAGACAAGTTGGATGACCCCGGTGGAGTTTTGGAAGAAggcatcatcatcatgtcagtTAAATGGCAGCTGGAGGAAAGACATCAAGTGGGAAGGGAAACCAATCAACGCCCTCTTAGAG GCAAAAATCTTGACGCTCCACTCACTGCTGTGCATCTGCAAACTGTGCAAACCAGATTCTAAAGACCTG GAGAATCAGAAAAACAATGAGTGCTGcatctgtaaaactgaagaagaagaagagttggTGGTGTGTGATTACTGCCCCCGCTCCTTCCACCAGAAATGTCACCTGCCTCATCTAAAAGACGCCATGTTACG GGACCATAGCCCATGGATGTGTACGTTCTGTGTATTTGGAAACTCCAAAACGTGGCTTTATGTGGATGAGCTGGAAAGAGAAGCAGCCATGTCTCGCCGAATATCCCATTGCGTGATG CAATGCCAGTATCTCCTTCTGTATCTGCACGAGGTTGACGAGGAACAAATATTTGCTACAAACCCATGCCTCTAT TTGACAGACTACTCCGCTAAGATCAAGACTCCCATGTGGCTGGGTAATGTAGCAGACAAACTTCAGAAGCGACTCTACCAGACCGTCGGAGAGTTTGTGTCCGACATCCGGCTCATTTTCACCAACTGTGCTTCATACAACCGA gacAAAGCGGAATTCCTTGCCATGGGCAACACACTGAAGAATTTATTTAACAGAGAATTTAACAATGTCTTCAACATCAAAGAAGGGACTGTTGAATGA
- the LOC116702740 gene encoding uncharacterized protein LOC116702740 isoform X1 (The sequence of the model RefSeq protein was modified relative to this genomic sequence to represent the inferred CDS: added 15 bases not found in genome assembly), with product MSCMEKPHTFLSQLRDHDLISEDKYNKVSRMKSKENMKKGLYEILDCLERKQSQRIKTFWTCVFKETIMNQYPTLRLLRNSLLDGSFHFEVPESVEKADEGKRKELSEDEEEEEEEGEKKQENSVKKKRKLRSSSLCDNDEEEQPGPSSQFTPRKKSKKLCFSSPPKKGEKTDIWNWPLYKLQLPVTCGDQAGTLNRHRLAQGKYNSITEVSDYEKEIPSSLSSL from the exons AAACCGCACACCTTTCTCAGCCAGCTCAGGGACCACGACCTGATCTCAGAGGACAAATACAAC aAAGTGAGTCGAATGAAGAGTAAAGAGAACATGAAGAAAGGTCTTTATGAAATTCTGGACTGCTTGGAGAGAAAACAATCGCAGCGCATCAAGACGTTCTGGACTTGCGTCTTCAAGGAGACCATCATGAACCAGTACCCCACCCTGCGGCTTCTGCGCAATAGTCTCCTGGACG GGTCTTTCCATTTTGAAGTGCCAGAGAGCGTGGAGAAGGCAGATGAAGGGAAAAGAAAGGAGCTCtcagaagatgaggaggaggaggaggaggagggagagaagaagcAGGAAAACTCggtgaaaaagaagagaaaactaAGAAGTAGCAGTTTGTGCGATAACGATGAGGAGGAGCAGCCAGGTCCATCATCTCAGTTCACTCCAAGGAAAAAATCCAAGAAACTATGCTTCT CCTCTCCCCCGAAGAAGGGAGAGAAGACTGACATTTGGAACTGGCCCCTCTATAAGCTCCAGCTGCCTGTGACCTGTGGCGACCAGGCCGGGACGCTGAACAGACACAGACTGGCTCAAGGTAAGTACAACTCAATCACTGAAGTATCTgattatgaaaaagaaataccATCATCGTTGTCTTCTCTATAA
- the LOC116702740 gene encoding uncharacterized protein LOC116702740 isoform X2 (The sequence of the model RefSeq protein was modified relative to this genomic sequence to represent the inferred CDS: added 15 bases not found in genome assembly) → MSCMEKPHTFLSQLRDHDLISEDKYNKVSRMKSKENMKKGLYEILDCLERKQSQRIKTFWTCVFKETIMNQYPTLRLLRNSLLDVPESVEKADEGKRKELSEDEEEEEEEGEKKQENSVKKKRKLRSSSLCDNDEEEQPGPSSQFTPRKKSKKLCFSSPPKKGEKTDIWNWPLYKLQLPVTCGDQAGTLNRHRLAQGKYNSITEVSDYEKEIPSSLSSL, encoded by the exons AAACCGCACACCTTTCTCAGCCAGCTCAGGGACCACGACCTGATCTCAGAGGACAAATACAAC aAAGTGAGTCGAATGAAGAGTAAAGAGAACATGAAGAAAGGTCTTTATGAAATTCTGGACTGCTTGGAGAGAAAACAATCGCAGCGCATCAAGACGTTCTGGACTTGCGTCTTCAAGGAGACCATCATGAACCAGTACCCCACCCTGCGGCTTCTGCGCAATAGTCTCCTGGACG TGCCAGAGAGCGTGGAGAAGGCAGATGAAGGGAAAAGAAAGGAGCTCtcagaagatgaggaggaggaggaggaggagggagagaagaagcAGGAAAACTCggtgaaaaagaagagaaaactaAGAAGTAGCAGTTTGTGCGATAACGATGAGGAGGAGCAGCCAGGTCCATCATCTCAGTTCACTCCAAGGAAAAAATCCAAGAAACTATGCTTCT CCTCTCCCCCGAAGAAGGGAGAGAAGACTGACATTTGGAACTGGCCCCTCTATAAGCTCCAGCTGCCTGTGACCTGTGGCGACCAGGCCGGGACGCTGAACAGACACAGACTGGCTCAAGGTAAGTACAACTCAATCACTGAAGTATCTgattatgaaaaagaaataccATCATCGTTGTCTTCTCTATAA